The genomic window CGGCCAATCTTGGCTCGTTGTCAGGCGTGCCAAATTCCTTAACATCTTCAATCACTTTCTTTATCAGATCAAAGCCCAGGCCAATAAGGTCCATCTCACGCCCCCTAAAAACCACACCTATTTTGACTTTGCTGCCGTCGGCCAGAAAAGCCAACACATGTCTCAGTTTAGTTTGGTAATCATGCTCTTCGGTGCAAAAGCGAAATTTTACTTCCTTAACCTTAGCCGTCGCACTTTTACCAGATTTTTGCTTTTTCCCCTCGTCATACTTGTACTTGCCAAAATCTACGATCTTGCACACCGGAGGGATTGCATTTGCACTAACCTCTACAAGATCAAGACCTTCTTGCTTAGCTATGGCTATGGCCGCGGAAACTTCCATCACACCAAGCGGCAGCCCGTCAGAACCTATCACACGAACTTCCTTTGCCTTAATTTTTTCGTTTTTTCTGGTATAATTTTTCCACGGGCCTTTCTTGCCGAAACCACCGCCTCTAAATGAAACATTTGCCATTAATATATCAACCCAATCTGCGACAGATATCTGTCTAATTTTTTAGTAATTTGACATTTTTTCAATCCAATATTTATAGGTGATTTACCCGGCAACGAACATCTCGTTTTTCCAGTGCGGCTTACTAAACATACACATAATAAATGGAAAAATAACACTCAACAGGTTGCCGATGATCATCACAGTAACATACAAGAACATATTATCAATATGCAACTCACCCGGAGGTATGAATCCAACAAAATAACACGCTAAACATACCAATATACCAATAATACATACAACTATCATGCCCACATTACCAAAGGGCACCTTATAACTTCTCGTCACCGCCGGGAACTTATACCTAAGTACCACGGCCGCAACAAACATCAAAATATACATCAGAAGCAGCGACTGGGTTGAAAACGCGACCAAAACCCAAAAACAGGTTTCCACCGAATCCCACAGGACGAACAACATGGAAAACAGAGTTATAATACCTGCCTGGAATATCATTATCGCCGATGGCATCCCTACTTCGTTCACCTTCTGCAACATCGGAGGCAGATTGCCTGTCCGTGCCGTAGCCAACATGCCCCGGGCTGGCCCGGCAATCCAGGTCACAAACCAAGCTACCACACCAAACACCATCATTCCGGCCATCACAGGACTTAGCCATTTCAATCCAAATCCGGACAGCAACACATCCATCGCATTGATCACGCCGGTTTCCAGAGTCAAACATTCTTTTGGAACTGCTATGGCAATTGCCATGGAGCCAAATGCATACAGACCAAAAACCAACAGCGATGATATCAAAATAGCCCTTGGGAAATTTTTCTGAGGATTAGCCACATCCCGGGTATGGACAGCAGACACCTCTAGGCCAGCAAACCCTAGCATCACATTCAAAAACAATACCCATTGGGCCGGCTCGGCCAACGGTGGAACAATCCTGGAAGCGTTAAACTCAATATTTGAATGTTTGCCTGTCACAAGCCATAGGCCTCCTAGAGCTATGATCACAAACCCAGGAATAAATGTACCAAAAATACTCCCGATGTTAGTTATCGCCGTTGCAACCCGCATTCCTTTCATCGTCACCAGGGTTCCAATCCATATTGTAACCAAAATAACGCCAAGTACATAGATGTTGTTATGAGCCAGGGACGGAATACCCACCGCATAGGAAAGCACTCCAGCCAGGTAGACCAGCGAAACCGGAATTGTCACAAAATTTGAAAAATTTTGCAGCCAAACGGCTAAAAATCCGATCCTGTTACCCAGCGCCTTGCCTACCCAGTTAAAAATACCGCCATCCTCGGGAAATCCTGTGGCCAATTCCGCCGAAACCAGCGCAGTCGGTATCAGAAACGTCACCATTGCAACGCCATAAAAAAACAACATCGACATTCCGTAGACAGCCATCGCCGGCAAATTCCTAAGATTCGCTACGGTGGCAAAGGTCATCATAGCTAGAGAAAATACGCTAATACCCGCCGTCCAAGTTATGTGACCACTAGAATCCACCCCCTTGCACTGAATAACACCCACTGACATCTGTCAAGAATATCTAGCCATTAGAAAACAAAAATCATGAAAGCAACGCAGAACTTATCGCATAACACAGGAAAAATAAGGACAGAAAAAATCTTACACTCACAGCCATCGACTTTATATAATTTATAAAAAAATAAAAAAATCAACATTTTTGTATTTTTTTATGTTAAATTGGTCCGGGCCAACTAATCTCCGATTTTAACAGCAGAAAAATCCATGAATGAGGTCATATATTACGCCATAAAAGCCCTTGAAGATCTGCGTGATAGCGGACATGAGAGCATTCCAATCAGCGGTGAAAACATAGAATTTTTATTGTCGCTGATCAACGATGGCCAAAGAGAGGATTACAGCTCTCTGAATTCCATCGACAGGGCCAGTGAAGCCAACGCCATGGCCGACAATGCTGGATCAAACCCGATTACACCCAACACCATCCAGAACATTGAACCACCGGTTAACGGCTCCATCAACCTACCCGAGGGAACCAAGCAGGAGCAATGGAACTGGCTGCGAAACAAAGTCCTTAGCTGTCCGGTATGCAATGCCCAGGTTAATCCTGGGAAAAAAATTGTATTCGGCGTTGGAAATCTCGATGCGGATATCTTTCTATGTGGAGAAGCACCAGGTGCCGATGAAGAGATTGTTGGTGAACCATTTGTAGGTCGCGCAGGCCAATTGCTAACAAAAATCATCACCGCCATGGGCATAGGTCGGGAGGATGTTTATATAGGAAATATAATGAATTGGCGGCCCAAAATGCCGACAAAGACTGGCAATAGACCACCGACAAAAGAGGAAATGCAATTCTGCCTGCCCTATCTATGCGCCCAGCTGCAAATAGTAAAACCAAAAGTTATCCTGGCCCTGGGCGCAACCGCCGTGAATGGACTGCTTGGCCAGGATGACTCCCGAAGAATTTCCGATATCAGAGGCAAGTGGCTGGAATTCAATGGAATAAAACTAATACCAACCTTCCATCCATCCTATGTTTTGAGAAATAACAGCAACCAAACCAAACGGCTGGTCTGGGAGGATTTTATGAAGGTCATGGAGTTCCTAGGCCTACCGATATCAGACAAGCAACGAAAATTCTTCACCTAACAGTGAACTTATCTTTGACAAACCGCCCATCGATAGACAATATTTGCCGACGGCTAAGTATTGTAAGACCAATACAATGAGAAAGTTAAAGAAAGTTTTAATCGAATTATTCCTGGCACTTATGGTGGTTCTGGTCTATTTTGCCTTAAAATATAGAACAGTCTTCAGCCACCGGGCATTCCCTGGAATGAAAAACAATTCGGCCGCCGAATATATGGATAAAAAAACCAAAGCCGAGCCACTGATAGACAGGGCTCGGGAAACGCTTGAAACATGCCTAAGGTTCTTGAACGCCAAGGCTTTTGACCATGAAGTAGAAGAGCAAAAGCAACTTCTTCTTAAACAAAGAAACGACGTACCTTTGCCCTGCAGAGAATCATTTAATACATTCGTGTTTTTTGTGGATGAAATAATAAATGAAGATGTTATGGATATAGCTCGAATGGGCATAAATAATCTCGACAAGGCATTGTACGATGCTTTCAACGATTTGATAACCAGCTATGCATCCTATCTTAACGATCAACCTGGACACGAAAATTTCCAAAAAGCCGCCAAGATGGATTCCAATTAATTTCAATCATTAAATGGTACCCGCTGGTTTGTTTTCTGCAGCAACGGCTTCATTTTTTGTCGGATCATCTTTAGACTGTCCGCCACGTTCAATGGTCAAAGCTTTTTCGAAATCCGTGCTTAGCATCACCGAAGGCTTGGTTTCATTTTTATTTTGAGCCACTGGATTTTTAGGTTTTGGATCCAATGGTTTTTCGGCTACACTGTCCAATGTGCCGCGATTATTGTTCACCTGGACATAGCGTCCATCATTATTTACAATTTGTGAAAACTGTGATTCTGTCATAATTTACTCCTGCTTATAATTACAAAAATCAGTATAATATTTTTTTTACTTGAGGCAACCATTTATAAACATAAAATTATAATTGACCATGAAAGCGCAGGGCATAAACATAAAATCGAAGTTGGTTGCTTTTATTCTGATTACGATTTTTTTAATAAATTCACGGATTGAAGCTGTAGATAAACCGGTTAATGTCGAGGATAGGGTTCATAGTGCTGAGGACAAGGTTCATAGTGTCGAGGACAAGGTTCATAGCGCCGAGGATAGGGTTCATTTGGAAAAAATAAAATTCGCCAAAAACAGACTTCTTGTGGCGATGAAGCGTTGGGGAGAAATAAAAATCAATATAAGGGCAGTGGCAGCCAACCCCAAGGCCGAGTGGGTAGATGATTGCAGAATAAAACTATACATCGGCTATAATGGTCTTGGGAAAAACGGTAAGATGTTGGCATTCAAATCGTCATGCAAAATATTTACCTTACCAAACAACTCCACGCAAAGCATATATTTCTACCTTCCCGGTGACCTGAGAAAGCGCTATAAATTAACACAAGATCCTGATTTCTATACTGTTAGAATAACGGTTGATGGGGTGAAAATGCCACTTGGGGAACTGGAATGTAGCCAATCTCTCAAAACTCCGAAACAACGAGAAGATTTTTACAAAAAAATCAAAAAAGAGGCAAGTTTGCTTGAGTCAGCGCTTTGCAATGCTAACCAACTACCTCCCTATGCCGATCTAAAGGTCGACAGCCAGCCCACTCTACGGCGGAATTAGTTGGAAAAATAATCAGACATCCGTGTATTTTAGGCCATTTTCGCATTCATCGATGGGTCTATCCAGCCAATTAACCGACAGATATCTTCCGATGTTGCAGCCAAAGGCAATTTTTTTCACCCGGAGCTTTGTCCTGTGTTTTGTTACTTCATCAACCATATCTATTTCTGTCATCACCCATTGGCCATCGATTTTTTTAAATCTCAGCAGATCCATTTTCTTTAATAAATTATCCTGTTTATCAAAGTATTCCACCCTTATAATCGCACCGTAAGATGTACAGAATGAGATACGTACATATCCGACATTGGCCAAGCCAACAGCCTGACCAGGGCCTGGTTCAAGTTTGAACTGCTGGGTCTGCAGCCCAAGGACATTTTTCGGCCCAAGATAGGTAAACTTATCCCAAAAAATGAATGAAAACCCCATATCTGCTGGCGTAAAAATAAACCCTGGGATTATCTGGTCATAGATACTATCGGGTGGACTGGTGACTTTGTTATCAACATCACATAACAGCCCTAGCCAGGGCAAAACCAGTTTCATAGGGCTCAACGGCGGCAACAACCTGTGGACCAACAACCCAAGCCTGGCCAGGATCACCGGAACACCGGATATTCTGCCATGATAATGCAGCACCATCGACGGAGAAGGGGAATTAACCAGGTTCAACAACAACGAATATTTTTGGCCCGGCACATCCAGCCTCATTGATCTATTGTTTCCTGTCTCTGTGCCAGATATGAAACAGGTCTCAGGTTTTTTCTTTGAATCCTTCGACCGGTGTTCCAAGTCAAAAACAAAGGAATAGCTCCCCAGCGACTGTTTTTTAAGCTTTTCCAACTCAAGCTCTGCCTGTTTTGGTGTCAAAGTCGGTATAAACGACCTACGCACCATGGATGCATTCGATGCACAAACCAAGACGATTATGGCCAGGGTAGATAGAGCACGGTTCGGGTACTTATTCACCCTCATTGTCGAATGAATCATCGTAAGTATCCTCGGAATCGGAAAAACCCGAATCATCGTAGTATTCGCCGAGCTCACCGAGGAAATTATCACCTTCCGCGGTAATGGGTTCTGAAACAGGTTCCGAATCACCGGCCGAATATGAATACAAGTCCTCCTTGGCATCGTTGGAATCCGTACCGGGCTCACCTGTCTCAGCACTTTTCCCGAGGCTATTCTCTTCCACCGTAGTAGCTTTCGTGTCATCAGCCACCTCGGTGACAGCCATTTTCTTTGGAATAATCTCATCGGCCTTTCCCGGTTTATGTTCCCGGGCCATGTAGATCATAGCCAACAGAAACGCCGCCAGATAAAAAAATCCTACACACCATTTTGTCCATCTCGCCAACACATTGACCGCATCTCCACCAAATACCGCTGTCACGGAACCCTCTCCCAATGTGGCACCTAGGCCGGTTTCTTCGTTTGGCCGCTGCATCAATATGATCATCACAATAAACATACTGACCAATACCAAAGCCAGGGTCAGGACAACTATAAAAAACATGCTCATAATAGAATAGGCATTAACCCTAATAGAATTTAGAAATTTTCAAGCAATAATCTGTTTATCTTCGGTGGTTCTAGGCCACGCGCCAGGTAAGCCGTTCTGAAATGCAATTTTGCAAACTCTCCAAGTCTATCATCACCGAACTTTTCGACCAATTTCCTGGCCTGCTCAAGGGTCTGTTTACCAGCACCTTTTTGTAATTTTTCTCCGGCGAGCTTCGACAGCTCAGCCATCTGCCTAACATACTCAGCCCTTGCAACTATCGACGCTGCAGCCACCACCGGATCCCTCTCGGCTTTGGTCTGCATATCAAGAGTGAAGCCATCCGCATCCTTGAGGTATCGCTGAACCAAGGGAGCCTTCGAAAATTGATCCAACAGACCGCGGCTGACCGGCCGCAGCTGCAATGCGCCCAAAAGCGACCGCGAATGCATCCAGGCCAGCAATCGATTCATGTTAGAACCGAATGAAAGGTATAACTCATTGTATTTCTTCATGCTAAGAACCATCTTCTGGCAAACGACACCTTTCTGCGCATGGATCCTCGAATCCAGATCCAAAATAATATTTTCTGAATGAATTTTTTTACTATCTTTAACACCTTTGGCCAGCAATGACTTAATCGCACCTGGGCCGGCTATGACACAGGCCGTGACCAGTGGCCCAAAAAGATCACCTTTGCCGCTCTCGTCCAGGCCTGCATGCTCTTGGAACCAAAGTGGATCCGCCTCATCGTTAGACCCAAAATTAAACTCCATGGTTATTTCGGGCTCCAGCACAAAGGTGATAAATTCTTCGGTTTCCTTCCCCTGGATGACGGTCTTGCCGCTATTATAATGTACAATATTGATACCGTTGCCCTTAAATGCGAAATCAGCATAGGCTACCTGGTACCGATCCCAGGACCTGGCCAAACAATATTCCTTAAGCTTCAAAGCCTGTTGTGCTGTGAGTTCTATCGAATAAACGCAATTCTTTTTTTTATCCATCGATGGCGGCGCACCAAATGCGATTAGCAATAATTTAATAAATAGATCCTAGTACAATAATTTTTCATAAGTTTTGACATTTATCTACCCAATTCTAGCATTGCTTTTGGTTGATTTAACAAAATTTTAACATATGGCGAAAATTAATACCCTATCATGGCCAAAGAAAGTACTGGTTCGCATCGCTATGATTTTTATACGCCTATGGAGCAAAACGCTCAAAATAGAGTTATCCAACCAAGCCCAGGATGTACTCTCGACCAGTGTGGACTGGCCGAAGATCTACGCATTCTGGCACAATCGGTTATTTGTGGCGGCCGAGGTTTACAAAAGATATATGTCCAACACAAAAATATATGGGCTGATCAGTCCAAGCAAAGACGGTGCCTGGTTGACGGAAATCTACAGGTCCGCTGGCATAAAAGCCATTCGTGGTTCAAGCAAACGCCGTGGACACAAAGCACTCACAGAGCTTGAAAACATGCTGAATTGTGGTTGTAATTGCGCCATCACGCCGGACGGTCCCAGGGGCCCAAGATATGTGGTCAAAGCCGGCATTGCGGTGCTGGCAAAAAAGGTAGATGTGTCCATAATTCTACTCGGTTGCAGGTTTGCATCTGCTTGGCGATTAAACTCCTGGGATAAATTTTACATCCCAAAACCATTTTCACGGGTTATAATCAACGCGATTAAAATAGATCCATCGCAATACAAAAATCTCCTGGAAGAAGAACTGATTGGATTAATACAAAGGGAAATGTTAATATTAAATAAAAGCCGTCGAGGCAGCTAGGATTTATTCACCGGGGTAGATTTCTTCTCCCTGATTTTGGAAAAGAGGTACACTCCACACAACACAATGACTACCAGCAACGTTATGGCCGCAAATGCCGGCATGGTATCAAACTTTCCATCCATGATGACATCTGCGATTATATAGCCAACAAAACAGCAAATCATTGCCCAGGTGGCACCGGAAAAAACGTTATAAATCCAAAATTTTACCGGATTGATTTCCGCCGCCCCCAAAATCAATGGGCTCGCAATCCTGATTCCATAGATAAACCTAAAAGAAAATATAAACAGACCTCCCAGCCTGTGCAGAAGGTCATACACCCTGTCAACACATTTTTTTACCTTTGGAAACCTGTTGGTGACCGATTCGATTCCCATTCTGCGGCCAATCCAAAAAAGGCCCTGATCGGTCAAAACCGTTGACAGGAATGCCACCAAAAAGACTTTGTATATGGACATAACTCCATAGGCTGCAAGAGCCGCGGCCGTAAGAATTATCACTTCGCCTTCTATCATAGCGCCGAGAAAAACAGCCAAATAACCCCATTCTTTTATAAAATCTGTGAAATTGATCACCGGTCAGAGCTCCGTTCTACTTAGAATATCCTGTTGAAGGTTTGTCAATGATTTTATCCATGATCAAATAAATTTAAAATTTATTAACAACTTGATTAAAACCTGGACTGAATACAGTTGCTCTTCATCAAATTTCCATTGATTTAGGGAAAATCAACCCTAAGGTCTAATCCATGGCTTTGCATACTGTAAGTAATCCGATAATGCAAAATGCACTATCACTGTTAAGAAATGTAAATAGTTCGCTGATCCAATTCCGTCAGGCTTGCAAACAAGTCACCGCCGGCCTGGTGCTTGATGCGTCTAACCGTTTTTCTACAAAAGACGTAATTATCAAAACACCACTGGCAACCTGCAAAGCCTGCCGGATCGAAAATCAGGTGGCTTTTATCCCAATTTTAAGGGCAGGACTGGCCATGTTAGACTGTGCCATCGGCCTTATTCCCGAAGCCAAAATCGGCTACCTTGGGCTCCAGCGTGACGGGAAGCCCACGAAAACGTCACCGTACTATGAAAATCTACCCAGCCTGGACGGAGCCAATGTGATGCTGCTGGATCCCATTCTGGCCACCGGTAATTCGGCGATTCAGGCCATCGAACGCATTTTGAAAAAAAATCCCAAAACCGTAACCCTGTGCTGTATCGTCGTGTCTTCGGAAGGCATAACCCATATATCAGAAAAATTTTGCGATGTGCATGTCTACACCGTTGCCATCGACGACAACATCAACGCCAAAAAGTATCTAGTGCCTGGCCTGGGTGACTTTGGAGATAGATTCAATGCAACGATTTAATGCCTAAATTCTGCTCCAATGGATGAGTTAGAATACAGGC from Puniceicoccales bacterium includes these protein-coding regions:
- a CDS encoding outer membrane lipoprotein-sorting protein, which gives rise to MNKYPNRALSTLAIIVLVCASNASMVRRSFIPTLTPKQAELELEKLKKQSLGSYSFVFDLEHRSKDSKKKPETCFISGTETGNNRSMRLDVPGQKYSLLLNLVNSPSPSMVLHYHGRISGVPVILARLGLLVHRLLPPLSPMKLVLPWLGLLCDVDNKVTSPPDSIYDQIIPGFIFTPADMGFSFIFWDKFTYLGPKNVLGLQTQQFKLEPGPGQAVGLANVGYVRISFCTSYGAIIRVEYFDKQDNLLKKMDLLRFKKIDGQWVMTEIDMVDEVTKHRTKLRVKKIAFGCNIGRYLSVNWLDRPIDECENGLKYTDV
- the upp gene encoding uracil phosphoribosyltransferase, with the protein product MALHTVSNPIMQNALSLLRNVNSSLIQFRQACKQVTAGLVLDASNRFSTKDVIIKTPLATCKACRIENQVAFIPILRAGLAMLDCAIGLIPEAKIGYLGLQRDGKPTKTSPYYENLPSLDGANVMLLDPILATGNSAIQAIERILKKNPKTVTLCCIVVSSEGITHISEKFCDVHVYTVAIDDNINAKKYLVPGLGDFGDRFNATI
- a CDS encoding DedA family protein — encoded protein: MIEGEVIILTAAALAAYGVMSIYKVFLVAFLSTVLTDQGLFWIGRRMGIESVTNRFPKVKKCVDRVYDLLHRLGGLFIFSFRFIYGIRIASPLILGAAEINPVKFWIYNVFSGATWAMICCFVGYIIADVIMDGKFDTMPAFAAITLLVVIVLCGVYLFSKIREKKSTPVNKS
- the rnhC gene encoding ribonuclease HIII, with the translated sequence MDKKKNCVYSIELTAQQALKLKEYCLARSWDRYQVAYADFAFKGNGINIVHYNSGKTVIQGKETEEFITFVLEPEITMEFNFGSNDEADPLWFQEHAGLDESGKGDLFGPLVTACVIAGPGAIKSLLAKGVKDSKKIHSENIILDLDSRIHAQKGVVCQKMVLSMKKYNELYLSFGSNMNRLLAWMHSRSLLGALQLRPVSRGLLDQFSKAPLVQRYLKDADGFTLDMQTKAERDPVVAAASIVARAEYVRQMAELSKLAGEKLQKGAGKQTLEQARKLVEKFGDDRLGEFAKLHFRTAYLARGLEPPKINRLLLENF
- the secG gene encoding preprotein translocase subunit SecG, which produces MSMFFIVVLTLALVLVSMFIVMIILMQRPNEETGLGATLGEGSVTAVFGGDAVNVLARWTKWCVGFFYLAAFLLAMIYMAREHKPGKADEIIPKKMAVTEVADDTKATTVEENSLGKSAETGEPGTDSNDAKEDLYSYSAGDSEPVSEPITAEGDNFLGELGEYYDDSGFSDSEDTYDDSFDNEGE
- a CDS encoding lysophospholipid acyltransferase family protein, whose amino-acid sequence is MAKINTLSWPKKVLVRIAMIFIRLWSKTLKIELSNQAQDVLSTSVDWPKIYAFWHNRLFVAAEVYKRYMSNTKIYGLISPSKDGAWLTEIYRSAGIKAIRGSSKRRGHKALTELENMLNCGCNCAITPDGPRGPRYVVKAGIAVLAKKVDVSIILLGCRFASAWRLNSWDKFYIPKPFSRVIINAIKIDPSQYKNLLEEELIGLIQREMLILNKSRRGS
- a CDS encoding amino acid permease, which gives rise to MSVGVIQCKGVDSSGHITWTAGISVFSLAMMTFATVANLRNLPAMAVYGMSMLFFYGVAMVTFLIPTALVSAELATGFPEDGGIFNWVGKALGNRIGFLAVWLQNFSNFVTIPVSLVYLAGVLSYAVGIPSLAHNNIYVLGVILVTIWIGTLVTMKGMRVATAITNIGSIFGTFIPGFVIIALGGLWLVTGKHSNIEFNASRIVPPLAEPAQWVLFLNVMLGFAGLEVSAVHTRDVANPQKNFPRAILISSLLVFGLYAFGSMAIAIAVPKECLTLETGVINAMDVLLSGFGLKWLSPVMAGMMVFGVVAWFVTWIAGPARGMLATARTGNLPPMLQKVNEVGMPSAIMIFQAGIITLFSMLFVLWDSVETCFWVLVAFSTQSLLLMYILMFVAAVVLRYKFPAVTRSYKVPFGNVGMIVVCIIGILVCLACYFVGFIPPGELHIDNMFLYVTVMIIGNLLSVIFPFIMCMFSKPHWKNEMFVAG
- the infC gene encoding translation initiation factor IF-3, with product MANVSFRGGGFGKKGPWKNYTRKNEKIKAKEVRVIGSDGLPLGVMEVSAAIAIAKQEGLDLVEVSANAIPPVCKIVDFGKYKYDEGKKQKSGKSATAKVKEVKFRFCTEEHDYQTKLRHVLAFLADGSKVKIGVVFRGREMDLIGLGFDLIKKVIEDVKEFGTPDNEPRLAGRLITLSLSPVRSHKKKVATDNIKDLNNGLEL